The stretch of DNA ACTCCTCCGGTGTCTCGCAAACCTGCGGCCGACCGTGGAAGATCGCCTTCGCCTGCTCGGCCGCGTCACGATCGGCATCCCACAATTTGACAATCTCGAAACCGCCGACAAACGGCACACTCATGGTGGTGGGATAGCCGTAGCGGGCATAAAAGAACATATGGATGCCGCCACTTTGCCACGAGTATCTTCGCTCGATGTTGCCCACATCGCGGTTGGGCCGCTGCAGCACCAAGGGATCGTGGTCGGCCATCAGCGGCCCATACCACAACCCGTGAGTATCACAGCGAATCAATCCTGTGCGAATTTTGGCTGTCATATCTCCACTTTCGAGTCGTTCAGTAGCAGCAACAGATCTGCGAGCGTGCTCCCGCTCGATTTGCCTCTGGGCGATGTCGCTATCCATCGGTGAGAGGCATATCAAAGGTGACGCTACTGGCGCTTGCGTCGACGGTCAGTTTCAGGCCAGAGGTTTCTGGACTACCGTAGCGACTGGGAATCGTTGGAGTAGGTCGATTTTCCCCGTTGCTTCCTCCAGGTCCGGAGCCTTTTTTCTGGGCCACGTCGTTGGGCAATGGCGCAGGCATAATCGATACCCGGTACTCACCCGCCATTAAGCCATCCCCTTTTTTGACTGTGGTGGCCCGGTAACTGCCATCCGATTGGACGAAAGCGCGGCCCGGCCGGCACTCCATATCGGAGGCCGGCAGGAACACGATCAACCCTGCTGGGACAGCGGTGCCCTGATATGTCACTTGCCCTGAAACTGGAATGGTCTTAGGCCCTGACTGTCCGCAACCTACAACCAAGCTGCACGCAAATGATCCGAGGATGCACGTCATGCCGACGGCGGCGCTGCGCCAGTTCATCATTTTGCAATTTTCTCCGGGTCAATCCGTTTTATCGGATCTGCGTTTCATCAAAAGGTCGCGTTGGTCGTCTCGCCTTTGGCCTTGGTTCCCAATGAGGCAAAGACATTGAGATTAATCAACTCTCCGAGGAAATGGACCGAGCCATCCGCGAACAAAAAGTTGGCGCCTCCGGCGTGATAGCTTCCAAACCCCTGGCCGTAATAGCCACCCCAAATCAGCAGGTCGGTGTCCGAGGTGTTAATGCCCCACATCGTCGATGTCAGCGAGTACGGATCGAGCCAGGCGCGGACGGCCAAGTCGGCTCCGGCGACAGCGCCGCCATCGGCCACTAGCTTCTCTTCGCCTACCATAATCGTTTTGCTTGTCCCATCGAGAACCTCGCGCAATTTCGTTCCTCGTGCCCGCAAACTAAACATTCCCACCGAGCCTTCCTGTTTTCCCGCGCCATGCCCGTCTTGCTTTTGGTAGCAGGGGCAGGGAACTCCACTGGGGTCACACAGTCCACAATAAATGCCAATGGCCGAAGGACCGGAGGAACCATAATAGTTGGACATGGCGCTGGTGATGGTGTTCGTGAATACCCAACTCTGACCTGTTTTGGCAAGCTGAGTGGTCATGGTGTCGCTGGGGCACGCATGCGTTGGCGCCATCGTTTTGTGCGCCCGCAGCGCGCGAAACCCAGCCAGCCACCCCGATTGCAAACTGTTGACGGGAGAAGTTCCCGGCGGCACGAAGGCAGGCAAGGATCCCATGTCTTGTTTCATCGACTCGTAAATCGCGGACTCTTCCATGTAAGGGAGAATCGACGCCCGCCAGTTGTAGAGCGACGCGCCCGTGCTATAACCGTCGAACCAACGATAGCCGGTGTCTCCGCTCCCGCCGTACGGAAATTCTTTTCGGGCTGAATGGTAATTTTGAAGCGCCAACCCGATCTGCTTCAGGTTATTCGTACACTGCGATCGGCGGGCTGCTTCTCTCGCCGCTTGCACGGCCGGCAACAACAGCGCGATCAAAATTCCGATGATGGCGATCACCACCAAGAGTTCCACTAGGGTGAATCCGCGGGGCACCGACTTCATGACGTTCACCTCGAATGATAGCAAGTCGTCGATACGGATTTTCCTGAACTGCGCCTCTCTCTGTTCCGACATGCGATCCGCACCAATTTCTGCACCTACCAGATCGATGCGCTGTCAGTTGCGCCGCCTTGCGCACATCATCAAACCGGCTAAAGCGCCAAGGCCCATCGTGATGAAACCTAGCGGTTCGGGAACTTGCTCGACGCTGAAGTTATCGAAGTACCAGCTTCCGTAGTAGGCGCCTAAGCCAACGCCGCCGGCATAGGTGCGGCCAGCGGTTGTTTCGTTGTAATCGATGACCAAGCCGCCGTCCCAATAGACCTTGTGGCTGTCGCCATTGGCGACGACGCGCAATACATAATCCGTATCTATCAAGATTGGATTCGGCAGAACCACCTGGGCTAAGTAAGTGTTGTTTGCATAACGAAGTCCGATCATGTTCGCCGAAGAGTAGGGTGCAGGCCCCCAAGCACCTGGAACCACTTCGACGGCATAACCAGCCGTGGCAAGGTTCACATCGCTGGCGAATCCCGCGCTGGGCACTGGCGAGCGATAGCGAATGCCCCCAAAGTAGTTGCCGCCTGGGGCGATATAGCTTTGCATGGTCACGCTGATGTCCACGTCCGCAATGCCAACGTTGAGCATCGCGACCGGATCGGTGCCATTGCCTCGCGAGTTGAACTGCGCTTTTCCGTTGCCCGAGACGTCGACGATCGAGATTGTGCCCGCAGCATTCTCAGTTTCGTTCCAGGCGTACCCGCCGATGGGGGTGACGCCTAAGTTATCGCTCGGCGCACGGTTAAAATCGTCGGCGGCAATCACGGCACCGTTCGCTGTGCTATTCGTCCACGTCGCGGCCCCAACGGCCAAGACGGCGCACAAACCGATCATTAAGACACTGCCGCGGGTCATTCGTGTTTTCATGGTTGCTCTCTTTCAAATAAGACCATTTTTTTACAGAACACAATTCACGGTTGTCCGCCTCGAATCAACCCCGTCCCTCATCGGTCGCACTCTTCGCGTTGATGCATCGAACTTGCAGTGGCTGTTACTGGATGCTTTTCATGGATGTCCTCCGTTTGGGCGCGCTTCAAAAGTAAGTCCGACGAATCCCGGTCTCGACAAGCTGTCGCACTAGGCCGACCTTCGGCGACGCCCCACCCGCCGAATGGCAGCCAACAAGCAACCCAGCCCCAGCAGCGCGAGCCCCTGGGGTTCCGGGACCGGAGCCGCCGACGGGCCGGGCGTAAACGGAAAGGCGGTTTGCCAAACCACGAAGTCGGCACCGTCCACGTCGCCATCGCCGTCGGCGTCGCCGTCGGCCAAAGTCGCGCCGCTTGCTTTGGGGAAATTCGTCTGCCAGGCGACAAAATCTGCTCCGTCTACGTCGCCATCGCCGTCGAAATCTCCGGGATGCGAAGGAGGCGGGGTGATTCCCTCGACGACAAAGTTGTCGAAGTACCAAGCTCCGTAATAGGTACCGAAGCCGACACCACCAGCGTGATCGCGCCCGGGAATTGTTTCAGTGTAGTCGATCACCAGATTGCCATTCCAAAAGACTTTGTGGCTGTTGCCGACGGCTACCACGTGCAATTCGTAGTCCGTGTCGATCGTGATCGGACTAGGCAGCACCACCTGAGCTAGGTAGGTATTGTTCGCATACCGTAGTCCGATCATGTTCGCCGAGGTATACGGTGCTGGCCCCCAAGTTCCAGAGGTAACGTCAACTACATAGCCGGCCGTGGCAGGGTTCGTATCGCTGGCGAAGCCAGCGCTCGGAACTGGCACGCGATACAGAATGCCGCCGAAATAGTTGTCGCTAAGGTTGTAGTAGTTTTGCATGGTCACGGTGACGTCTACATTGACCATCGCGACGTTAAGCACCGCGGCCGGGTCGGTGCCGTTGCCGCGCGAATTGATCCTTGCCTTACCATTCCCTCCGATGTCTGCCAACGAAATCGTGCCCGCCGAGGCTTCGGTCTCAGTCCACGTGTACGCACCGACGGGTGTGGTGCCCAAGCCGTTGTCCGCAGCACGCTCAAAATCGTCAGAGGCGATCACAGCGCCGTCCGCTGAGCCTGCCATTCCTATCACCATCGCAGTCGAAACTAAAACTAGCGCCGTTCGCCCAAGCAATTGTGCTCGCATGGAAATACTCCTGAATAGGAAGCTGGATTCGTGACGCATTGCCAAGACAGCGATTAAGTCGCGATGGAAAGGAGCTTGACTCAAACGATTCAGCCCCCTCATCATTTCCAGAGAATACCAATTCATTTTGTTAAAGTCAATAACTCTGAAAATAAATACCCTCGTATTCAATAAAATATCCGTTGTTTTTGAACAAAATTGCTTCGATCGTTGACATACCAATTACCAATTGGTATTCTCGGTATCGGTTGCAAAACGAGTGATACTTACCGCTTATTCTAGCTAGCCTACTGCGTTCCTCCCCAAATTGAGCGTAGTGCGTGGAGACGTGTAGTCGTGCTTTTCGTTTCCAACTCCCATCGGATTTTCCAACGTCTAATGCCTCGTCGGGCTCGGCTTGCTTGGTCGGTGTTAATTGGATGGTGGCTGATGGCAGCATCTGTCGCCGTTGGAGCTATCGGTCCGCCGCGGCCAAATGACCAGTTTATGGTCGGGCTGTATAGCGTTTCGTTTCCGGCCGACCTCGCACAGGCCGCGGCCGATGGCTTCAATGTTGTTCACACGTATAGTTTCCGAAATGCCTCGGGAACTCAGAATCCCAGTTATTTGACGGCCGATCAGTACGTCCAATTGGCCGACAGTTACGGCCTGTCTGTGATGTTTCAACTTGGAGTCTTGGTCGCCAGTGAGCCAGATAATCCAATGCCGACTGCTGTAGATGTTCAGCACTATTCGCAGTACGACAACATAGTCATGTGGTCGGTTGTGCCGGAGGAATCATCGAACTTTCAGTATCTCGACAATGCGTACACTACAATTCACGCCAATGATCCTCTGGACCGCCCGGTGTTTATGTATCAGCAAACCGCGGCGGCGCTTAGCGATATGCAACTCTACCCGCCGGTTGTGGATGTAATCGGCTCGGGGCTGTATGCGAACTACGCCTGGGAGCCTCGGCCGTGGGTTCGCTGGCGCGTCGAGCAGATGCAGCAGGCGATCGCGCTCAATGGCGACCCGCCCGGGCGGTTCGTCATGTCCCTTCCGCAACTGTTTCCGCCCGAAAGCCCCGAAGAATTGCCGATGACGATGGCCGACGCCTACCACGACGCTTGGCTCAGCGTGGTCACGGGGGCGAAAGCCGTCATGGTATTTTCGGGCCCGTACCGCGGCGCGCTGCCCAACGTCTACCAGGGCTATAAAAAGTTTGCCGGCGAAATTAACGATGCCAGCGAGATGGGAAACGTCTTTCTTGACGGGGCCGTCGTGGACGCGCTGAAGCCGACGATCACGTCGGGACCACAGTACAGCGCAGCGTTTACGACGGCGCCGAATTCTTCGGCTGGCACTGTCATCCAGTACGAGTCGATCACACGGCGGGTGATGGCGCACGATGGCCGCATCTATTTGGCGGCCGTTAATTCGGCCGAATCGCCGGTGACCGCCGATTTCGTTGGCATTCGCACGCCGGGTTCAAATCAAGCCGAAGTGCTTTACCAAAATCGCAACGTCGGTATCAACAACCAAGTGCTGAGCGACGCGTTTGGTGTGCTAGGGGTCAACGTCTATCGGTTGCCGGCTGCGGCGGAACTGATTGTTCGCGAGGAAACTTTTGCCAATGCATCGGCGTGGACCCCATATTACAGCGGCGGCTCGATCGCTACGGCCGGCGGAATCGCTACCGTAAGCCGTGGCACTGCGGCGACACAGTATTTTCTGCGGTCGCTCACCGCCGGCACACTGCCCGCAGGCGGATTTTTGGAACTGAAGGTCAACGCTCCTTCCGGCACTTCGTTTTATTTGGAATTAGTAGCACCGGATGGCAGTAGTGCAGCGCTGATTCCGTGGCAATCGGGCATAGGCGATTGGCAAGTAGTGCGCGCCGACTTCGACGGCGCTTGGAAGAGCAGTTCCGCTTTGTGGCTGGGCATTCGGGGAGGCGCGTCGTACCAGGTCGAATCGCTGGGGGTCTATTTTGCTGCCCTCTCTCTGCCATCTATCCCGGGCGACTTTGACAGCGACGGCGATGTGGATGGCGCCGACTTCGTCGCTTGGCAAACGAACTTTCCAAAAGCCAACGGCGGCACGCTCGAAACTGGCGATGCGGACGGCGATGGCGATGTTGACGGCGCCGATTTTGTTGTCTGGCAGACAAACTTCCCATTTACGCCTGGCCTCAGCGCCGTTGCCGTGCCCGAGCCGCCCGGCGAAGCCACAATGGTCATGCTTCTGGCGGCGACCATTGCCCTGTCGCGATTCGCCACGATGGAAACATTTAAGGGATCGCACTGCAAACCTTATGCGGTTTGCAGAACGGAAATGTCCTGCGAACATCCGCGTTAATAACTAAGCAATCCAACAGCGATCATCGGAGGCCCAGATGAAACAAGCGATCTCGCCGTTCACCACTCTCGACCCTGCGAAGCACGCCGAGTATTGGCGTCGTGGCTGGGTCGTCGTTGAAGGTGTGTTCGATCCAGCGAAAGCTGCCGCAATTAGTGAGCTGGCTGTTTCGATCGGTGAAGTAGAACTGGATGCGGTCGGACGCTCAGAAGAGACCGCCGATCGCTCGGCCGACGGCAAACTGGCCACCCGGAAACTGCGCGAGCCTTTTTTCAAACATCGCGCCTTACGCGAGTTTGCCTTGAATTTTAGCTTGCGCGAAATCGTGAGGCAGCTCATCGGCAAGCCCGCGCAGCTGGCTGCCGATTCGCTGTTTATGAAGCCGCCACGATTTGGGACCGCCAAACCATACCATCAAGATAACGCGTATTTCATTTGCCGACCGCCAGACGACGTCGTTACCGCGTGGATTGCGCTCGATAATGTCGATGAAGAGAACGGCTGCCTGCGTTACATCGACGGTTCTCACCGCGAGTCGCTCTTGGATCACGTTCCGATACCCGGCGAGCCTCATAACCTGGCTCCGCGGCCGGAGCAAATCGATTTGTCGCGAGAATCCTTGGCCCCGGTTCGTCAGGGCGGAGTTGTTTTTCATCACGGCGGCACGCTCCACACCTCTCATCGCAATCATTCGAACCGATGGCGTCGGGGCTACGCGACCCATTGGGTTAGCGGCGACGTGAAAAGCGAGGTCGATTTCGTTGAGCGTGCGTATTTCACGGCTGCGCCGGAGTTGTATCAGGAAGCACTATCTGCATCGTGCGAGGGGTCTAAATGCGTGCAGTAGGCAACGTCCGGTGTTTGCTTTTTTATCCTATGAAGACAACTGGCTCGCTGCTTCCTTTTCCGGCCGCGTTCATCAAGAGCGAATTCATGCGAAGACGTCCGATCAGAAAGGCGTTGATTCCTCCTTTGCTGCTGTATGTGGTGACGACGCTTGGCGGCTTGACAGCAGCATCAGCGTGGGCCGGCAGCGATAATTCTCCGGTCAGCGTTAAGCTGGAATCCGCCCGTCGAGCCTTCTATCGCGGAGAGCAGCCAGCGCTGAAGGTGGCCATTGCAAACACCACCAATAAGCAAATTGAAGGTCTTGACGTCGAAGCATCGCTCGGTGATACGATCGTAGCCAGAAGGCGTGTGGGCGCAGTCGCGCCGAACGATGTCCGACGGACTTGGCTACGGATTGATACCGGACTGTATCGCAGTCAACCATACGAGTTGCGCCTGGTTGCCAGCGAATCGGGGAAAGTGCTGGGCCAGCAGGCTGAATCCATTGTGTTGGCCCCTCGTCCGCAAGCCGATGCTCTGCCAGTTTGGCTGTGGCCTCACAACGCGTATCTGAGCGCATTGGCGCCGTTCTCCGACCAAAGCCGGAAGGTGATTCGCTGGTGGGGCAATCACGGGATTACGAATTTGGCGCCTGGCGGCGTGTGGTCCCAACCCATCGGGTGGACCGACGACATCGCGCAGGCAATGGATGCGTTGCTAGCCGAAGGATTGACCGCGTGCATCATGCCCGATGGCGGTCTCCACCCCGACTCATCGTACCCTCAGGACGACGGCGAATACTGGTTCAAAATCAGTTCGGACGAATTTGCCAAGTACAGCCACGACAAGACACGCCGCATTGCGAACCCATTTCATCCAGCTGTTGCCAAGCGACACAACGACGCCAACGAAAAATCCATGCAGATCGTCGCCGATTATCCTCAAGCTGCCACAGCGTTTTTCAACACGGAATTGGTTGATGTGTTGCGGATCAACATGAATCGCCACGGCATTCAACTGCAGCAGGATAAGCTGGGCGGACTCGCCGCAACGACAAGTCAACCAAAGCTCGTTCAACGAGGCGTGCTTGCCGACGACGACGCAGGCTACCAAGCCAATCGGTTTTTCTTGAAGTCCGGGAGTGGCCTCGTTGTTGCCAATCGGCGAACGGCGGGCATGATCCACCGCTACCGTCCCGACATATTGGCCATCAATGATCCCTATCGGCAGTCGTCCGTGCTCGACGCGTTTCCGGGGATCGATGTCATCAGTTCGTGGACCTATACGAACCCCGATCCGAAGCTGATGTTGTATGTTGAAACGCTCCGCGCCGTAACTCGCAATACTGGGAAAATTCCGCTGAGCACTGTCACGCTATTGAATTATCCCGGCGAACTCATGCCGAACAACCAGTGGACGATGATGGGACCTGGCCGGCTGGCAGTGACCACATGGATCAATCTTTCACGCGCGCCGAAGATGCTCGGCTATTACTTCTCGAGCAATTGCGATCCTTTTGCAGCGTTCGAAGAGGACCTCAAAACTCCTCGTCAGAACGTCGATCCAGATCTGTTGCCTCCCGAGACCTACGAGAAGTTGAAAGAATTGAGCGAGCGCGTTTTCAAGCCGCTCGGTCCCATGTTCAAGCTTTCCGAATTGTCGCCGCGGCGAATCGCCATGCTTACCTCGGAAGCGTCTGGGCTGTATGGCAAGCAGGCGCGACTGCTGGGCCACTACGCCAACATGCAGCCGTACCATCTATACACAGTCTTCGCGATGGCGCAATTGCCGGCAGACATGCTGTTTGAAGAACATGTCGAACGAGGCGAGCTGCGCGACTACGACGTGCTGGTCCTGCCGAAGTGTGAAGTGCTGCCGGAAACG from Pirellulales bacterium encodes:
- a CDS encoding DUF1559 domain-containing protein codes for the protein MKSVPRGFTLVELLVVIAIIGILIALLLPAVQAAREAARRSQCTNNLKQIGLALQNYHSARKEFPYGGSGDTGYRWFDGYSTGASLYNWRASILPYMEESAIYESMKQDMGSLPAFVPPGTSPVNSLQSGWLAGFRALRAHKTMAPTHACPSDTMTTQLAKTGQSWVFTNTITSAMSNYYGSSGPSAIGIYCGLCDPSGVPCPCYQKQDGHGAGKQEGSVGMFSLRARGTKLREVLDGTSKTIMVGEEKLVADGGAVAGADLAVRAWLDPYSLTSTMWGINTSDTDLLIWGGYYGQGFGSYHAGGANFLFADGSVHFLGELINLNVFASLGTKAKGETTNATF
- a CDS encoding phytanoyl-CoA dioxygenase family protein — its product is MKQAISPFTTLDPAKHAEYWRRGWVVVEGVFDPAKAAAISELAVSIGEVELDAVGRSEETADRSADGKLATRKLREPFFKHRALREFALNFSLREIVRQLIGKPAQLAADSLFMKPPRFGTAKPYHQDNAYFICRPPDDVVTAWIALDNVDEENGCLRYIDGSHRESLLDHVPIPGEPHNLAPRPEQIDLSRESLAPVRQGGVVFHHGGTLHTSHRNHSNRWRRGYATHWVSGDVKSEVDFVERAYFTAAPELYQEALSASCEGSKCVQ